From one Leifsonia soli genomic stretch:
- a CDS encoding transketolase: MNPANTPIVEPDLKTVAELAAQLRVDSIRATTRAESGHPTSCMSAADLLAVLVSRHLRYDWDRASRTPDNDHLILSKGHAAPLLYSVFKAVGVVSDDELMNGYGRFGSRLQAHPTPALPWVDLATGSLGQGLPDAVGIALAGKRLEKLSYRVWVLCGDSELAEGSIWEAIEQAAQYQLSNLITIVDVNRLGQRGATMLGWDLDAYAKRFESFGAHVIKINGHDLEEIDAAFARACSGADNQPTVILARTVKGRGYTLVEDQEGWHGRHLPEAFANEAIRELGGERHLTIRGPKPTQAAPAIVQDSEIDDELAPPTYEIGTAVATRAAYGSAIVELGRRRSNVVVVDSEVSNSTGVDLFAATFPSRFFEMYMAEQQLVATATGLSVRNFIPFASTFAAFLTRAHDFIRMAGISGANIRLVGSHAGVEIGTDGPSQMALEDIAMMRSVFDSTVLYPSDAVSTVALVEQLANRTGVSYLRITRGAYPVLYSNSTPFPIGGSKTLLTSGNDHVTLIGAGVTVHESIAAARILSEMGIRARVIDAYSIRPLDGSGLRRAVDETAGRVVVVEDHRPEGGLGEGVLSALAEGTEAVVRLEHLAVRNLPGSGTAAQMLAAAGIDADAISQAAQRLVNRD; encoded by the coding sequence ATGAATCCCGCGAATACACCCATCGTTGAACCCGACCTGAAAACAGTCGCCGAACTGGCAGCACAACTCCGCGTCGATTCGATCCGCGCAACCACGCGTGCAGAATCAGGCCACCCGACCTCGTGCATGTCCGCGGCCGACCTGCTTGCTGTGCTGGTCAGCCGGCACCTCCGATACGACTGGGATCGAGCGAGCCGAACCCCGGACAATGACCACCTGATTCTCTCCAAAGGGCACGCAGCGCCACTGCTCTATTCCGTATTCAAGGCGGTGGGCGTAGTCAGCGACGACGAACTCATGAACGGCTACGGCCGGTTCGGAAGCCGGCTGCAGGCGCATCCGACGCCGGCGCTGCCTTGGGTTGACCTCGCCACCGGCTCCCTAGGCCAAGGTCTCCCCGACGCCGTCGGAATCGCGCTCGCAGGTAAACGCCTCGAGAAGCTCAGCTACCGTGTGTGGGTGCTCTGCGGAGACAGCGAGCTGGCGGAAGGATCAATCTGGGAGGCGATAGAGCAAGCCGCCCAATACCAACTCTCGAACCTGATCACCATCGTCGATGTAAACCGACTCGGCCAGCGTGGGGCGACCATGCTTGGCTGGGACCTCGATGCGTACGCCAAACGGTTCGAATCGTTCGGCGCGCATGTCATCAAAATCAACGGTCACGACTTGGAGGAGATCGACGCCGCTTTCGCTCGAGCATGCAGCGGTGCCGACAACCAGCCGACAGTCATATTGGCCCGGACCGTTAAAGGCAGGGGCTACACCCTCGTGGAAGACCAAGAAGGCTGGCACGGCCGGCACCTTCCCGAAGCCTTCGCGAACGAGGCTATCCGCGAGCTTGGCGGCGAACGGCATCTCACAATTCGTGGACCGAAACCGACGCAAGCAGCGCCCGCCATCGTTCAGGACAGCGAAATCGACGACGAACTTGCCCCGCCGACATACGAAATTGGCACCGCAGTCGCAACCCGTGCTGCCTATGGGAGCGCGATCGTCGAACTGGGACGTCGCAGATCCAACGTGGTCGTAGTGGACAGCGAAGTCAGCAACTCAACCGGTGTTGATCTGTTCGCCGCTACCTTTCCGTCCCGCTTCTTCGAAATGTACATGGCTGAGCAGCAGCTAGTCGCAACCGCGACTGGCCTCAGCGTCCGAAATTTCATCCCGTTTGCATCCACATTCGCTGCCTTCCTAACACGAGCACACGACTTCATCCGCATGGCCGGTATCTCCGGAGCGAACATCCGCCTCGTCGGGTCGCACGCCGGCGTCGAGATCGGCACCGACGGCCCCTCGCAGATGGCGCTCGAAGACATCGCGATGATGCGCTCGGTTTTCGACTCAACGGTCCTCTACCCGAGCGACGCTGTCAGCACCGTCGCGCTCGTCGAACAGCTCGCGAACCGGACCGGAGTGTCATACCTGCGAATCACGCGAGGCGCATACCCCGTGCTCTACAGCAACTCCACGCCCTTCCCGATCGGCGGGTCGAAAACCCTACTCACCAGTGGCAATGACCACGTCACCCTTATCGGTGCTGGAGTCACCGTGCACGAAAGCATCGCCGCCGCGCGCATCCTCTCGGAGATGGGTATTCGTGCCCGAGTCATCGACGCATACTCGATCCGCCCGTTGGACGGCTCCGGTCTCCGCAGGGCGGTTGATGAAACTGCCGGCCGGGTCGTCGTTGTCGAAGATCACCGGCCCGAAGGTGGACTTGGTGAAGGTGTACTCAGCGCGCTCGCCGAGGGGACCGAAGCAGTCGTCCGGCTCGAGCACCTTGCCGTGCGCAACCTCCCCGGTTCGGGCACCGCCGCCCAAATGTTGGCGGCCGCGGGAATCGACGCCGACGCGATCAGCCAGGCCGCCCAACGCCTGGTCAACAGAGACTGA
- a CDS encoding carboxymuconolactone decarboxylase family protein, translating into MSTTEFSNRRIQPELTTFHALAEEMAHSFGYTAELTLEGKLAELVRLRVAQVTPCSYCLVLHTRVVLECGVPVEKVAHLASWRESEMFSAAERAALAYTEGLTTYDLKAFQELHDALTEHFNPTEIAELAAVIINMNVWTRLKLAEGATPRFADRNPEPSSSPA; encoded by the coding sequence ATGTCGACCACCGAATTTTCCAATCGCCGGATCCAACCTGAGCTGACGACCTTCCACGCCCTAGCGGAGGAGATGGCTCACTCGTTCGGTTATACCGCTGAGCTGACTTTGGAAGGAAAGCTGGCCGAACTTGTGAGGCTGCGAGTCGCTCAGGTGACTCCATGCTCATACTGCCTGGTACTTCACACGCGTGTCGTCCTTGAATGTGGTGTACCTGTCGAAAAGGTAGCCCACCTCGCAAGCTGGCGAGAAAGCGAAATGTTCAGCGCGGCCGAAAGGGCTGCGCTGGCGTACACCGAAGGCTTGACCACATACGACCTGAAGGCTTTCCAGGAATTACACGACGCGTTGACTGAACATTTCAACCCGACCGAAATTGCCGAGTTAGCCGCGGTCATCATCAACATGAACGTCTGGACAAGACTCAAACTCGCTGAAGGGGCGACACCCCGCTTCGCCGACCGCAACCCGGAACCCTCCAGCTCACCTGCATAG
- a CDS encoding uracil-DNA glycosylase family protein — protein sequence MTSGADNLNIVREAIISDPENAWAQELGYLPLYAAGPNARVAVIGQAPGRKAQESGIAWNDTSGTTLFGWLGVTEAQFRDPEIFALLPMDFYYPGKGASGDLPPRKGFADRWHAPLLDLMPDIRLTILIGTYAQRHYLGPRAKGNLTETVYSFRDYLPEFMPLVHPSPLNFRWQARNPWFITDVIPQLRESVALALN from the coding sequence GTGACTTCCGGAGCAGACAACCTCAACATCGTGCGAGAGGCGATTATCTCCGATCCGGAGAACGCTTGGGCTCAGGAATTGGGCTACCTGCCGTTGTATGCGGCCGGCCCCAACGCCCGAGTTGCGGTGATCGGTCAGGCCCCCGGGCGAAAGGCTCAAGAGTCTGGAATCGCCTGGAATGACACAAGTGGCACCACCCTGTTCGGATGGTTAGGCGTCACGGAGGCGCAATTCCGCGACCCAGAGATATTCGCGCTCCTCCCGATGGACTTCTACTACCCCGGAAAGGGCGCCTCGGGCGACCTGCCTCCGCGGAAAGGGTTCGCAGATAGGTGGCACGCACCGCTGCTTGACCTCATGCCCGACATTCGCTTGACCATCCTCATCGGAACCTACGCGCAACGCCATTACTTGGGGCCTCGAGCGAAGGGCAACTTAACCGAGACCGTGTACTCGTTCCGTGATTATCTGCCGGAGTTCATGCCTTTGGTTCACCCGTCCCCGCTGAACTTCCGATGGCAGGCCCGGAACCCTTGGTTTATCACCGACGTCATCCCCCAGCTGCGAGAGTCGGTCGCATTGGCTCTCAACTGA
- a CDS encoding GNAT family N-acetyltransferase yields the protein MSNSFEPARYEFEYPDTAGYPDGTGTLTQDQKTLIDEVLDDRAKPEFDFSLVDDAEHNVYLAIVGDTEVGGVTYSVDGNRVALIAASVYPEFRHQGVATEMIRRILNVLQAQNRTVTVICPIVRTFIDDHPEYESLVDPHLPGVKNTAHR from the coding sequence ATGAGCAACTCATTCGAGCCAGCGCGGTACGAATTTGAGTACCCGGATACTGCAGGCTACCCCGATGGGACCGGCACGTTGACTCAGGACCAGAAGACGCTAATCGACGAGGTGCTGGATGACAGGGCTAAGCCGGAGTTCGACTTCAGTCTGGTTGATGACGCGGAGCACAATGTGTACCTCGCAATCGTCGGGGACACCGAGGTCGGCGGGGTGACGTATTCGGTGGACGGCAACCGTGTCGCCCTCATTGCCGCGTCCGTCTATCCGGAGTTCCGTCATCAAGGCGTCGCGACGGAAATGATCCGGCGCATTCTCAATGTGCTGCAGGCGCAGAACCGAACCGTAACGGTGATCTGTCCGATCGTTCGCACCTTCATCGACGATCACCCCGAGTATGAATCCCTAGTCGACCCGCACCTCCCGGGCGTGAAGAACACGGCTCATCGGTGA
- a CDS encoding RNA polymerase sigma factor, with protein sequence MDTDTSSWLAALRDNGPAREAALARLHAMMLRVATHETYKRGPVVRITGPELDDLALQAADDAMLSLLTKLDSFRGESRFTTWAYRFVALEVSNKVARHFSRRPALTLEVDEWERLPASMNHDPLQRTIQRELISAVRRAVDETLTDHQRDVFLAVVVEGLPLERVVAEAESNRGAVYKTVFDARRKIRAFLTAHGYIDASPTHE encoded by the coding sequence TTGGATACTGACACCTCTTCATGGTTGGCTGCGCTCCGCGACAACGGTCCCGCGCGAGAAGCTGCGCTTGCACGGCTACACGCGATGATGTTGCGCGTTGCGACTCACGAGACCTACAAGCGCGGGCCGGTGGTGCGCATAACCGGCCCGGAACTGGACGACCTTGCTCTGCAGGCAGCCGACGACGCGATGCTGTCGTTGCTGACAAAACTCGATTCCTTTCGCGGCGAGAGCAGATTCACAACTTGGGCTTACCGTTTCGTAGCGCTTGAAGTCTCCAACAAGGTTGCCCGCCATTTCTCGCGACGCCCGGCTCTCACCCTTGAGGTCGACGAATGGGAGCGGCTGCCGGCGAGTATGAACCACGACCCGCTTCAGCGAACGATCCAAAGGGAGCTGATAAGTGCTGTTCGGCGCGCGGTCGACGAGACACTTACCGATCATCAGCGGGATGTGTTCCTGGCGGTCGTTGTGGAGGGATTGCCTCTTGAGCGCGTGGTCGCCGAGGCGGAATCAAATCGTGGCGCGGTCTACAAGACGGTGTTCGATGCTCGCCGTAAGATCCGCGCTTTTCTGACCGCACATGGGTATATAGACGCGAGCCCCACACACGAATAG
- a CDS encoding TetR/AcrR family transcriptional regulator — protein METAAELIRVRGVGGTTLDDVVAASKISKSQLYRHFEDKPALVRAVIEYVGDRKISGERERLENVRTFAGLRRWRDAMIENNALESGRYGCSLGSLANEVADHDWVARLKLEELFSAWEQLFMDVIERLQDDGLVPASANVRQLATGFVAAIQGGYLLAQTSRDVAPMESAIDMAITHLQLLAMADERALEQLDA, from the coding sequence GTGGAAACTGCGGCCGAGCTCATCCGCGTCCGCGGAGTGGGCGGGACGACATTGGATGATGTCGTCGCGGCAAGCAAGATTAGTAAGTCGCAGCTGTACCGACATTTCGAGGACAAGCCCGCCTTGGTCCGGGCGGTCATCGAATATGTCGGCGACCGCAAGATCAGCGGTGAGCGAGAGCGCTTAGAAAACGTTCGTACGTTTGCTGGGCTTCGACGGTGGCGCGACGCGATGATTGAGAACAACGCGCTCGAAAGCGGCCGCTACGGCTGCTCGCTGGGCTCCCTCGCCAACGAAGTCGCGGACCATGACTGGGTCGCGCGCCTCAAGCTGGAAGAACTATTCAGCGCCTGGGAGCAGCTTTTCATGGACGTGATCGAGCGGCTTCAGGACGATGGCCTGGTTCCAGCAAGCGCGAATGTGCGTCAGCTGGCTACGGGCTTCGTCGCCGCAATTCAAGGTGGTTATCTCCTCGCCCAGACATCGCGAGACGTAGCGCCGATGGAGTCTGCTATCGATATGGCGATCACTCACCTTCAACTCCTAGCTATGGCTGACGAACGCGCGCTTGAGCAACTGGACGCGTAA
- the trxA gene encoding thioredoxin, with the protein MSTTTELTDANFQSVIKDNDIVLVDFWATWCGPCTQFAPIFENSARQNPDIVHGKLDTESAQQVTIAAGITAIPTLMAFREGVRVFNQAGALPAPALAEVVAAVRALDMDQVRAEAASGRIAISLTD; encoded by the coding sequence ATGTCAACCACCACGGAGCTCACAGACGCGAATTTTCAGAGCGTCATCAAGGACAATGACATCGTCCTCGTCGACTTCTGGGCCACTTGGTGCGGCCCTTGCACCCAGTTTGCGCCGATCTTTGAGAACTCAGCCCGACAGAACCCCGACATCGTCCACGGGAAACTCGACACTGAGTCTGCTCAGCAGGTCACGATCGCCGCGGGGATCACTGCAATCCCCACACTCATGGCTTTCCGCGAAGGTGTGCGCGTGTTCAATCAAGCGGGGGCGCTGCCCGCGCCGGCGCTTGCGGAAGTTGTCGCCGCGGTGAGGGCGTTAGATATGGATCAGGTACGTGCTGAGGCCGCCAGCGGACGGATTGCGATCTCTCTCACAGACTGA
- a CDS encoding N-acetyltransferase gives MDLEIRERHNRFVAFLDGAPVAVVPYRRRGDQVFVEATRTKASVWRSDVAERVFDEVLRTLHARGERVHIECPLMNAYLRGRGRASGDIEIGGVTP, from the coding sequence ATGGATCTCGAGATTCGTGAGCGCCACAACAGGTTTGTCGCGTTCCTGGACGGCGCGCCCGTGGCGGTAGTTCCATATCGACGTCGAGGCGATCAAGTATTCGTGGAAGCGACGAGAACGAAGGCCAGTGTATGGCGCAGCGATGTTGCTGAGCGCGTGTTCGACGAAGTGCTCCGAACACTCCATGCTCGTGGAGAACGGGTGCACATCGAATGCCCATTGATGAACGCGTACCTCCGCGGCCGCGGTCGAGCGTCCGGCGACATAGAGATCGGCGGCGTGACCCCATAG